One Lachancea thermotolerans CBS 6340 chromosome F complete sequence DNA window includes the following coding sequences:
- the GLD1 gene encoding Gld1p (similar to uniprot|Q6B2S3 Saccharomyces cerevisiae YPR109W Hypothetical ORF): protein MPHQLIPEVYKRRRKQLQDDLVNQVSFLGYAVIVLHYLKFGSSTLTLILRLCIQSLLTSPYPSEFQLRRLTFSAQSRTIPGLRRDNGASVPQTINRSGTRIPGTFTPSDQPAIEHETEVETEDISDRLRHNIRWILFHCSFTVNFILIMLSIIWPIDFQAKVGEYRLNEKGLSDVPSPFNNHNGLVGGELRGRIFIQFIGERVSSSNFRENLGLLFLEVLIFICQFGLYLLTCYNLAKPPIDAFTSEDSDAVRENDIEYGGYGGNVLATTVDPMKVFDHILQERYARPFSRPTGSEAV, encoded by the coding sequence ATGCCCCATCAACTAATACCCGAAGTATATAAGCGAAGGAGAAagcaacttcaagatgATTTGGTTAATCAAGTCAGCTTCTTGGGTTATGCAGTTATTGTTTTGCACTACTTAAAGTTTGGGTCCTCAACATTGACGCTCATATTGAGGCTTTGCATTCAGTCTTTACTCACCAGCCCTTATCCTTCTGAATTTCAATTAAGGCGGCTTACTTTTTCTGCCCAAAGCAGGACAATTCCAGGGCTCAGAAGGGATAATGGCGCCAGTGTGCCACAGACAATTAACCGCAGCGGCACGCGAATCCCTGGAACATTCACCCCCTCCGATCAACCAGCCATTGAGCATGAGACAGAAGTTGAGACCGAAGACATATCTGATAGGCTGCGCCATAACATACGATGGATTCTTTTCCATTGTTCCTTTACAGTCAATTTCATCCTGATTATGCTGTCTATCATTTGGCCAATCGATTTCCAGGCAAAAGTTGGGGAGTACAGATTGAACGAAAAAGGCCTTAGTGACGTGCCGTCTCCCTTCAACAATCATAACGGCTTAGTAGGCGGTGAGCTTAGAGGCCGAATATTCATTCAGTTCATCGGCGAACGAGTGTCATCCAGCAACTTTCGAGAAAATCTTGGTTTACTCTTTTTGGAAGTGCTTATATTTATCTGTCAGTTTGGCCTTTATCTTTTGACGTGTTATAACCTGGCCAAACCGCCTATAGATGCTTTCACGTCAGAAGACTCCGATGCTGTTAGAGAAAATGACATTGAATATGGGGGCTACGGCGGAAATGTGCTGGCAACTACCGTCGACCCTATGAAAGTGTTTGACCACATCCTGCAAGAAAGGTATGCCCGGCCTTTTTCTCGCCCAACAGGCAGTGAAGCTGTTTGA
- the UTP22 gene encoding rRNA-processing protein UTP22 (similar to uniprot|P53254 Saccharomyces cerevisiae YGR090W UTP22 Possible U3 snoRNP protein involved in maturation of pre-18S rRNA based on computational analysis of large-scale protein-protein interaction data) → MAPLKRTASETIDKEDQLHSKGASIHKKALIQAIENGEEIDSESSEESVVERGPGDEGVSGEEEDEEEEVESEDEGKDAGKNTRGLGKVNAQDVQVARATAELFKSNIFKLQIDELLQQIKLKDSHILKVEKFLHKLYDTIQKVPEWEETTLSGVDAYFKGKIVSVPFSDPKPAPSVQYKFNFKTPDVSLIGSFALKSATYDPQGSSIDVLLTMPEELLEKKDFLNFRCIHKRSVYLAYFTHHLSVILGKENLTEFLQLSYDLLNRDPLCPILKIQCKPGGSSEYNFYKTNFSINIIVGFPYNFFEIKKLLPNKNCIRVQEDKDTSTPLYNFSVLSSSTHEHYLKFLYKTKKQTEAFKDACMLGKLWLKQRGFSSKSSHSGGLGGFGGFEFATLLSALLCGGGINGNKILLHGFSSYQLFKGVMKYLATMDLCSEGHLQFYSDLSTATNLPTSRYVTEGFQTPTIFDKTTKVNILTKMSVTSYQALRLFACETFSLLNDVVKDQFANIFLTNLNKLQDIKYDMTFELEIPTQSLLLEKFGPTEKIKFVSFENFLVNKISNVANIALGDRIKILEVELVNFKTYFSISKRKPSSHASTLNIRIHIIVNPSECEKLVIKGPVNSEEFNSEAIIFKNFWGKKASLRRFKDGSITHCCVWNTSSSEPVISQILSYIFKLHLAENVKVSDNISKQFQELIPLPNLPASTSISVLNLGSYYNMRKSFDLLHKTMFKLELPLSIKSILPVGPAFRYTSTCQPVPYAYSNPDFLQDVILEFESSQKWPDEITSLEKAKTAFLLKIQEGLVFSDAKYKTFFARDESIPYNLEIVTLNVLTPEGYGFKFRVLTERDEVLYLRAISNARNELKPELEKVFLKFTSKYITSIRHNRTLENLAHSYPFYPPVVRLFKRWLDCHLLFSHIPEELVELLAMKPFVECAPFLVPGSVENGFLKVLKFLSQWNWREDPLILDLAKPDEPDVGNDMNFSNGIELDSKVADSLRDNFTIPQMKGIQSNFASLRKSDPQGMNVQFFVASKNDPSGILYTRNIPLPIATRLTALAKVAINLIRTHGLNKQTVDLLFTPALKDYDFVVELMMPTPLKVSSGVLGAAEFKNLEQPQNSFPADLSNMSEKMDPSFQLVKYLNMKYRNSIIFSSHRYPGVNGGEKGDRNVITGLIKPTFKSPQKFRVNMDANVRPVDNEQVILNKEAIFNEIAAFGKELITDFRLN, encoded by the coding sequence ATGGCTCCTTTGAAGAGAACCGCGTCTGAAACTATCGACAAAGAGGATCAGCTGCACTCCAAAGGAGCTTCCATACACAAAAAGGCCCTAATCCAAGCAATTGAAAATGGCGAGGAAATAGACAGTGAATCCAGTGAAGAAAGCGTTGTCGAGAGAGGGCCAGGGGATGAAGGTGTTAGTGGagaggaggaagatgaggaagaagaggtaGAGAGCGAGGATGAGGGAAAGGACGCCGGCAAGAACACTCGCGGTTTGGGAAAAGTAAACGCCCAAGATGTTCAAGTCGCGAGGGCCACTGcggagcttttcaagtctaacatcttcaagctgcagattgatgaacttttacAGCAGATTAAGCTCAAAGATTCTCACATATTGAAAGTCGAGAAGTTTCTACACAAGCTTTATGACACAATTCAGAAAGTTCCAGAGTGGGAAGAGACTACTCTTTCAGGCGTAGACGCGTACTTCAAAGGCAAGATTGTGTCCGTGCCCTTTTCAGATCCCAAGCCAGCCCCTTCAGTGCAATACAAATTTAACTTCAAGACGCCTGATGTGTCACTCATTGGATCTTTTGCCCTCAAGTCCGCGACGTATGACCCCCAGGGCTCCTCTATCGATGTTCTTCTTACAATGCCCGAGGAGCTTTTGGAGAAAAaggacttcttgaacttccGGTGCATACACAAAAGAAGCGTGTACTTGGCGTACTTCACACATCATTTGTCAGTGATCCTTGGCAAGGAAAATTTGACGGAGTTTCTGCAGCTGAGTTACGACCTCCTCAACAGAGACCCCCTATGTCCTATTCTCAAAATTCAGTGCAAGCCTGGCGGATCTTCCGAATACAACTTTTACAAGACAAATTTCTCGATCAACATTATAGTGGGCTTCCCttacaacttcttcgaaattAAGAAGCTTCTGCCGAACAAAAACTGCATAAGAGTGCAAGAAGATAAGGACACTTCAACGCCTCTTTACAACTTTAGCGTGCTTTCGTCCTCGACGCATGAACACTACTTGAAATTTCTGTacaagacaaaaaagcaaACtgaagctttcaaagacgCCTGCATGCTTGGCAAGTTGTGGCTTAAGCAGAGAggcttctcttcaaaatcttctcATAGCGGGGGGCTCGGTGGGTTCGGCGGTTTTGAATTTGCAACCTTGCTGAGCGCTTTGCTATGCGGTGGTGGCATCAACGGGAACAAGATATTATTGCATGGATTTTCATCCTACCAACTTTTTAAAGGTGTGATGAAGTATCTGGCTACCATGGATTTGTGTTCAGAGGGTCACTTGCAGTTTTATTCCGATTTAAGTACAGCCACCAACCTGCCAACCTCGAGATACGTCACTGAGGGATTTCAGACGCCCACaatttttgacaaaacaACTAAAGTCAACATTCTGACTAAGATGTCGGTAACATCATACCAAGCGTTACGGCTTTTCGCTTGTGAGACCTTTAGTTTGTTAAATGATGTGGTCAAAGATCAATTCGCGAATATTTTTTTAACCAATTTAAACAAGTTGCAAGATATCAAATACGACATGACGTTCGAATTGGAAATACCTACACAATCCTTGTTACTAGAAAAGTTTGGCCCTACCGAAAAGATTAAATTCGTtagctttgaaaacttcCTGGTCAACAAGATCTCGAATGTCGCCAACATCGCACTAGGCGATAGAATAAAGATTCTCGAAGTTGAACTCGttaacttcaaaacttaTTTCTCGATCAGTAAGAGGAAGCCAAGTAGCCACGCGAGTACTTTGAATATTAGAATTCACATAATTGTGAATCCAAGTGAGTGTGAAAAACTGGTTATTAAGGGACCAGTGAATTCTGAGGAGTTTAACTCTGAAGCAataattttcaagaatttttgggggaaaaaagcttctcttcgtCGTTTCAAAGATGGCTCAATTACTCACTGTTGCGTATGGAATACATCGTCTTCTGAGCCTGTCATCTCACAAATTTTAAGctacattttcaaattgcATTTAGCAGAGAACGTCAAGGTTTCGGATaatatttcaaagcaaTTCCAGGAGCTGATTCCATTGCCTAATTTGCCCGCGAGTACAAGCATTTCAGTGCTCAACCTTGGGAGCTACTATAATATGAGGAAGTCCTTTGACCTCCTGCACAAAACCATGTTCAAATTGGAGCTGCCCCTTTCTATTAAGTCTATTTTGCCAGTGGGCCCTGCCTTTAGGTATACTTCGACTTGCCAGCCTGTCCCTTATGCCTATTCCAATCCCGACTTTTTACAAGATGTTATCCTAGAGTTCGAATCATCTCAAAAGTGGCCAGATGAAATAACATCTCTCGAAAAGGCCAAGACTGCATTTTTActcaaaattcaagaaggaTTAGTTTTCTCAGACGCGAAGTATAAAACTTTTTTTGCCAGGGACGAGTCCATTCCTTACAATCTTGAGATTGTAACACTTAATGTCCTCACTCCAGAGGGGTACGGCTTTAAGTTCAGGGTTTTAACAGAACGTGATGAGGTTCTGTACTTAAGAGCAATCAGTAATGCCAGAAACGAACTTAAACCGgagcttgagaaagtgTTTTTAAAATTCACTTCAAAATACATTACATCAATAAGGCACAATCGCACTCTGGAGAACCTTGCCCATAGCTATCCTTTCTACCCACCTGTAGtcaggcttttcaagagatgGTTGGACTGCCACCTACTGTTCTCACATATTCCTGAGGAATTAGTTGAGTTACTGGCGATGAAACCGTTTGTCGAGTGCGCGCCGTTTTTGGTTCCAGGATCTGTGGAAAAtggcttcttgaaggttctGAAGTTCCTGAGTCAATGGAACTGGAGGGAAGATCCTTTGATTTTGGATCTCGCAAAGCCCGACGAACCCGATGTTGGTAACGACATGAATTTTTCTAACGGCATCGAACTTGATTCAAAGGTTGCTGATAGCCTCAGAGACAATTTTACTATTCCTCAAATGAAAGGCATTCAGAGCAACTTTGCATCTCTGAGAAAGAGCGATCCTCAGGGAATGAACGTACAGTTTTTCGTTGCGTCTAAGAATGACCCTAGCGGAATTTTGTACACGAGAAACATCCCTCTCCCTATCGCAACCAGACTAACGGCTCTCGCCAAGGTGGCCATAAATCTCATCCGGACTCATGGCCTAAACAAGCAAACCGTGGACTTACTATTCACTCCCGCTTTAAAGGACTATGATTTTGTAGTGGAGCTCATGATGCCAACACCTTTGAAGGTGTCATCAGGTGTCTTGGGTGCTGcagaattcaaaaacttagAACAACCACAGAACTCGTTCCCTGCAGATTTATCAAACATGAGCGAAAAAATGGACCCATCTTTCCAACTTGTGAAATATCTCAATATGAAATACAGAAACAGCATAATTTTCTCTAGTCATCGCTACCCAGGTGTCAATGGCGGAGAAAAGGGTGACCGGAACGTCATTACCGGATTAATCAAACCTACTTTCAAATCccctcaaaagttcagGGTGAATATGGACGCAAATGTCAGACCTGTAGATAACGAACAAgttattttgaacaaggaAGCTATTTTCAATGAGATCGCAGCTTTTGGGAAAGAACTAATAACCGATTTTAGATTAAACTAG